A window of the Narcine bancroftii isolate sNarBan1 chromosome 4, sNarBan1.hap1, whole genome shotgun sequence genome harbors these coding sequences:
- the LOC138761217 gene encoding dynein light chain LC6, flagellar outer arm — MSERKAVIKNADMPEDMQQEAVDSATQALEKYNIEKDIAAYIKKEFDKKYNPTWHCIVGRNFGSYVTHETKHFIYFYLGQVAILLFKSG, encoded by the exons ATGTCTGAAAGGAAAGCTGTCATTAAGAATGCTGATATGCCTGAGGACATGCAGCAGGAAGCTGTGGACTCTGCAACTCAAGCTTTGGAAAAGTACAACATTGAGAAAGACATAGCTGCTTACATCAAGAAG GAATTTGACAAAAAGTACAATCCCACATGGCATTGTATTGTGGGCAGAAACTTTGGCAGCTATGTGACTCATGAAACAAAACATTTCATCTATTTCTACCTGGGCCAGGTAGCCATCCTCCTTTTTAAATCCGGCTGA
- the LOC138761218 gene encoding dynein light chain 2, cytoplasmic-like — MSEGKFVIQNTDMSEDMQQEVTEYAAQALEKYYRQQDIASYMKREFDTKYDPAWHCFVGRKFGCYVTHKSKHFIYFYLGQLAILLFKSA, encoded by the exons ATGTCTGAAGGGAAATTTGTCATTCAGAATACTGACATGTCTGAAGACATGCAACAGGAAGTTACAGAGTATGCTGCTCAAGCATTGGAGAAATATTATAGGCAGCAGGACATAGCATCTTACATGAAGAGG gaaTTTGACACAAAGTATGATCCTGCATGGCATTGTTTTGTGGGCAGAAAGTTTGGCTGCTATGTGACTCATAAAAGTAAACATTTCATCTATTTCTACCTGGGCCAGTTAGCCATCCTACTTTTTAAATCTGCCTGA